TTAGACGAATAATTACAAATactaaaacaaatgtacatGGTAAAGCTTTAGACTCAGTCTTTGGGTAGATACAATCTCAAAGTGATCTAATTTCACACCTGTTAACCAAGATAAACACTCACATAAGATGCTGATGACAGCTTAAAACAGTCATCTccataaatatttagaaaactcTGTTCTATATGTTCTATATCTACTGCTCTCACAGCAAGgtcagaaagaaatattttgaatgctgTTAGTAATAGTATTTAGAGATCAAAACTAGCAGGTCCAAGTTTTAGAAAAACTACAGGATGTAAATCAGCAACAAATCCCAGCGCATTTCCTTTTTACCAACACCGCTCCTCCAAAACAGATATTTTGAAGTAAACAGAAACTCTTGCagatttaagtttattttgcGCTTAGTTTGAGCAGCTTAGTTAAACCCTTAGGTCTGAACCAGTGACGTGTGGACAGgggaggcagagcctcacctgtcatcatggaaaaataatatataatgataaaatcatTTAGATTGCCATTTTCATCCTGTgatttgtactataaagtacctatttttcatttagcttaaccatttcagatgatttttttcttcaaaaatcgctggatttttgcattttcccattcaaatgctggGCAATgaagctggtgaggcagcagcgagatGAGCCTCACCTTCGATTGCGCAACCTCTCACTAACTGCCATTCTAtgagagcatgttcctcctgtctgtacgtcgccaataaaatggctaaaaaacatttaatgtatgaactgattttccataatttagcttatgtatataatatatagtgttttttgtcaccagctgtgtgtgtaacgtgtttcgtgtgcggaggagcgatcagaaacggcagagaacagattcgaggtgaggcaggcagttctcttgcctcatggcagggggcgctcatgatcccagatattgtgactccacaactgcagagtaagagacagtatcagcgagctagccatacagtgcagcgatatatttatagttttctcctcttaccacagcaatcacttattaataatcacaaaataaacattaagcctaaaaccatacgACTGCAACAGGCTGAAtattctgctctttgtgtgggaaatatttttttatttgtggcgttgttgtcagttgctacgACAACGAGTCTGCGTGTAGCTGCACTGATACAAAGAGCaagaaagaagtggttttgagttgtactttagcGGTTtctccctttgctgtggagcacagcacgacattaataatatctacatgtccaagtttgactGAGTTAATGGAATTATTCTGCTATTATTCTAGTTATTCTATGGATGTagaaaaattgtctttttgccctccagcgttccttgtataaacaataacatgcagcaGGTCtattttgtaaatctgattatgattaagtcagttcctcaccagctatgaacctcaccgcacgtcatgatctgaacaaaaaaaaattaatgtttcatttgtaaaaagaagttttaattgattttgtaTGTATTAGACTACTGTCATTAAATCAGATAATCTTTGTACACTTCAGTGTAGTATGACTCAAGTGAATCACTCCCTGCTTGGATGGTTTTTTTCTACCTTGCTTAGAAGGAATGTgtaggtttgatttttttatctAAACTGATGTAAATTAATATTAGGTTCTGATAAAGAATACAGTCTGTTTGGGAAACGAAATACCTAGTCTATTTTATTCTGTAACATTCACCAGTTCTCAGTTCTCCAAGCTGAGAACACACCAATCCCACGACTCCCAGTAGGACTGATTATTCCTAACAGCCTCTCTAACACATTGAATCTTTGCTGTTTCAGCCATTCTGGTGATGGGAGACAGAGATCTTTGTTCTGCCACAGAGCCATACCTTCTGGCAACttgcacaaaaacaattttaaacatcCTCAAGTGTTCCTCTTTTTCAATCTACGCTTTCCTATACTCAATTTGTTTGGGTTCAGCTCTTCACATTTATTTGACACGGCGTTAACTGATGAAAGACGTATGAACAGCATCTTTTTCCAGCTTTAATTATTAAAGCTGGAATAATTAAACCCTTAGACAGGTCTAAGGGGAGACGACAGGACACAAGGAACGGAAAAGAAGACAGGAGGGGAAGGATGGAATGGGGTTAGGGAGGAcacaagaggagaaaaacacagagggaaGGGAGAAAAGAAGGGTGAATGGATAGAAGGACAAATGGAAgtgaaggaaaaagaagaaaggactGAAGATATGAGGGAAACAATGGAGGAGAAGAATGAAAAACAGGAGGATGGAAAAAGGTAGGAGATAGAAAAGAAGGACAGAAATGGAGGTAGAACAAGGATGGAAGGGTAAAAAGAGATGTAgaagaaaagccaaaagaaagaACAGACATGGAAGGACAGAACATAGAGAAGGACAATCTGTCCCAGAAGTTTCAGAAAGCAGAGATAAGGTGGTAACGTTGCTAGCAGAAGCTGGATAGATTGCTGATTATCTGGGGACTAAGTTTGCTACAATCCTGAAGCAGGAAGGCATTAACGCTGGTAAATGAGCTGATCATTTATAAGCCAGAACCATGAGGACAGCAGATGTCTTCCTTACTTGTAGAGACTGACTCTCTCTGAGATGTTGTTGGCTATCAGCACGGCGACCACCAGCCCGTAGATGGCGATGATACCCGCCATGACAACGGGGATGATGGACTTCATGATGAGCTCTGGCCGCATCACAGACATGGCAGCGATTCCTGTGCCGCTCTTCGCGGTCCCATATGCTGCTCCTAACGCTGGAACGAGACACACCAAGCAGTCCCCATTAACTCACCTTTTGACTCCAAACTCCCTTCATGCAGATGAGACGACACTTCATTTTCAAAAGCGATCTGGGTAAACTTCAGTCAACGGTTGCGGCTAAATCCCACAGTGCAGCGATGCAAGCCGGTTAAATGTCAATTCTCCAAggaattattaaatatttaaagggaTCCTCTCTAAGCTTCAACTGATGTCATGCATGTGAGCTCTTCCAGCAGTTTTCCTCTGAGCCGCTGTCactctgtgttttaataaagtctCATCACGCTGCTCCAATATGCTGACGTTTAACGGAGTACatatgaaaactaaaacaattaatCCGTATAAGGTGTGTCCTCTGAGGCCTGGCCCTTTAATCAGAACAGAAACATGTATTTTCAGCCATGAAGTATCGCAGATCAAAGCGCTACTCCTCACATCTGCACATCTGTCGCTGTGCCGCTCACATCACAGATTCATCTAATCCCGCCGCTCAGGGCTGCAGAGCACAGATCAGGTCAAGAAACTACTCATCACTGCATGCAACTTTGTTATTACAGAATAATTCAGGAAGTTCAGTTTGCAATGATTATGATTTGCTAACCAAATAAATACTCAAGAAAAGTATGGATCTCAAACGGAACTGCATTTGGCTGGATGGGTTCTTATAAAGtgaaccaaaacaatttttttaaataaaagcaggatGTGTGACAAGatctgaatttttttatgtttagtttcaGCCAGTGAACAAACTTTACTTGTGAAGTGATGCACAATATTCACTGCACTTTCTGGCACCtgggtttatttttgatttatagaaaaataaatccagctgGTTCTcacagaaaaaagcaaacaaacaaaaaaaaaaaactcagcacAGCCTCTATGAGGGATGCAACATCAAGTAGAACgtcttattaatttattgtaagtGCAGCAAGAAAAGTATCAAGGTAATGGATCTACAAACTGTTCATGTGAAAACTTTAGTTTGGACTTCAGTCATCTCAGAAATGATGATGCTAACTGGTCCAACCCTTTAGGCAGTCTTCATATTAAGGTAGAGGATGACAGTTTTTATAACTTTCTAAGGACCTTATCGTGACAATGCTTTAAACGTCGTCAGGTTTATAATCCACATGTGTCACAAATCTTGCAGCAACACAATAAAGGCTGAATAAAAGCTGTGCTGTTGCTTGTTTTGGCATTTGGACAAATTTGGAGcagaatattatatttataactGGTAGAATCATAGACAGGTTAATTTCCCAAACACATAAATTGTATTCAACAtagtttaatgtttaaataagttatttaaCGCTCAAAGTGGGAGGACTTTAGCCTGCATGCGTGACAAtagatgttttcctgctgtttgtgCGTCAGTCATGTAAAGGGTGAACCACACTGGCTGTGTGGTTCCTACAAAAGCAGTTTCAGCTGCTAGTTTGGGTTTCATTTCAagtatttccaaaaaaaaaagtaaaaaatatccATTACATGGGTGGTGATCCATGTCATTCATTCAGTGGCAACATAATCAACagttaatgttgtttttggtttagcAAAACTGTGTTTGATTTGCTTGAAGATGagacaatttttttaaacaaaccaatTAGTCTGTTAGATAATGTTTTACGTCACATATAtacaccaaaagaaaaagaagcagaactgATTCGACATGTAAACTCAGCCTACACAACACAGTTCCTCATTTAAATGTCTGAGTTATATCCAAATGGAATAAATATTCAGTAAATCTCCCTGATCTGGCAATTTGACTGCAAGTTTTTGAAGCTTTAGCTAATGATTAAAAGCTCAAATGGGAGATTTTGGATGGATCccactgaaatgtgtttttgcaacttaagaaaaacactttttgttttttgtctatTAAACATACTAAATTCATGAACACTCAAAGTTTTCCCCTTCCTCCATAATTACCACAGTAGTAGTATAGTGTTTTTTGATCCTCCTCCAAAAGCATTGTCTCAGACATAAAAAGGACTATTTAAACCAACAAAGAGCACCAGGGGTTGAATGTAGCCCTGTTTTGAAATTTACAAATGCACAAGAAAGGCtttttgaagacattttgtCCTCACTagtgcagagaaaaaaatacacccTCTCCCTCCAGCTGCCTGCCTGCTAATGGTGAGCAGGAAAACGGACGTTTTCCTGCGCTGTAATCGAGTGTGTGCCAAAACAATAACTTGATGGTTTGTTCCTCTGTAGCATCGATACTGCAAACCTTTACAAGAACAACATTAAGCAGGCAGGGAGCACTGTGAAGTTCAAACAGCATAAAGCTAATTAAAACAGCCTACAGTATCCTCTCTGCTCCTAAACCAGTCTGATGGGTAAAAATAGTGTAATTCAGTCAACTGCAGCTGGGCTCAAATGTACAGGACGTTTATTGAATTTTATGTGTTGAGAACAATAATAAGATTTgggcaagtaaaaaaaatcagatttttgtggctgcaaaagaaaatctgtggtattagttaaaaaaaaaaaaaagttggaaaagaCATTAGCAGGCTACTACATTCTTTGTGTGTAAAATGAGCTTATGGGACCTGATAATGACCTTCGGATTAGTACTGAcagttttagcttttaaataatttcccaaTGTCGACTGTTGATACATTAAAGAGGTTTATGCCTAGTTGAAACTATCGTGTGTTCATGGATTTGTATTAAATGTAACTGTTAATTCCTCACGTTTTCATTAATTATTGATGAAAGAAATAAGTGGTTACATTAGCTGGAGTCAAACCCAATGAATTAGATTATATTCCTTCACATTTTCTCAACTCAATCAGCTTGGTGTTCAAGTGGAAATAGTTCACTGCGCATGCACAGAAGGCTGTGCAAGATGaatgcatgaatgaatgaatgaatgaatggattaTCCCTTTAAATTGTCGCTGTGATGTTTAGGCCTCCATGTTCCATTCCTGACTCACCTTCAACAACAAAACCCAAGAAAAGGATCGACAAGATTAACCATTAACCTTACATCcgtttgtgttttaattcattCAATCATGGCTCGTTACATGTCATGTGCTGAGAAAGAGAAGCTGCCACCTCACTGACTGTGTGCGTCACCAGTCAGCAGCAGACACGATTACAGCCTGAATTTAATGTCAGTGGCTCCACCAGAGCAGAAGCAGGCAGCTTGCTCCGGCTGTccgatgcagcagcagcagccttaCCCCGCCTCTACCTCGCATCATCCCCGACAGGTGTGCGAGCCCCGACCGCCACCAAAAAACCAGCAGCCAGCGACACGGTTTGTGTGAAGGCAGCGGTCGTTTCTAATTTCAGCCTTTCTGCTAGCTTGAAACAAAAAGGTGTCGATttgaggagaagaagaagaagaagaggctgGTTTAGTTACCGCTGAAGACCATGGCCGCAGAGGCTCCCATCACGGCGAAGAAAGGTGAGTACTCGGGGCTCTCCTCAGAAGACATTGTCACTTTTCCCTTCGGACGACAAAGCTAGACGGCACAATATCCTCTCTTTCTTTGGCGGGGGGTTCCCCTGTCCCACCGTCACCTCTGGGCAGCTTAAAACTCCGCGAAACAGCGAGGACGACCAGCGATGGCTCAAGTGGAGAAGAGGAAAATGGCGAAACGGAAAAAGTCACATGACCAGCCATGGCGGAGGGATCCAACTGAGCTGAGGCGGGTGTGTCCGACTAACAAATGTGAAATACTCACTCGttgatttatatttaatggTCAAACGTGtgtaaaatattctaattttgaattatttttgaagtAAATCTCACATAATCACTGTTGTTGAtgttattaaatgtattaatttgtgttctttttgtttagtgGTATGTTCTGCTGCAAGTGCACTGACTGCAGCTGAAACCAGTCGTCACTACACGCTGGCGTATTAATTATTAGTACCAACTGTTCActaaaaaccaacaacaaacgGCGACCGCTGTCTATAATTTAACATGGAAAACCAACTACTATATCCTATAATAAGTGGTTTTCTCAGTCTCGGGGACTAGAAACCGAGCCCAGACGTGTTTGCGTCAAGGTGACACTCACTCCAATGAAGATGGGTATTTCTGATGTCAGCGGGCGTATCACTTCGTCATCTAATGCTCCCATTTGACAaaactttgaatatttaattttttacagcaTTCTTGTGTCTTTTAATGTTCCTTTCAAAGAAGTATTTTTCTTCGAGTAAGGTCATGTCTTAAagttagcaggtttaatttacaatgttttgtgaaatttgCATTAGATACTGAGATGGTGACAAAAgtcatatgaaaataaataaaggttaaaacaTATCAAAAGTCATACATCTCTAgcttgttagtttattttaaaacagttctTCACATCTATTGGCAAATTAAACATGtgtaattgttcttttttattcaatCCCCAGTTCCTCTCCACACCTAGTGGTACCTTGATTAATTCctacaaaaatgtatatttgttttataattttatcaGTCTCCATGTAATTTGAATGACTAGCCAAGCACCGTTTACCTGGagaataaatatgtttagaaTTGGAAAGCCACAACAACATGCCTACAAGACTTGATTTGTGTAAAACTTCATAAGTCAGTAAATGACTACCCTTCTCAATTCTGGCATATCTTCTGTCAGAGCAATAAGATTACAGTGTTAGATGACTAGAAAGGTGACACACCACCATAAAAACCATACGTGGTATTTAAAGCTCAGTCAAAcaggaatacttttgcacagaAGAGCACCAAATGTTAAATGCAGACATTTTTCGTTCTTGGTCACAAGTTTAGCTTCACCtttgaacagaaaacaacagcttCAGGCATTTATCTCACGATctcattttaaaggttttgattatttattgggTTATTCTGCAACTCATTTAGCTTACAAAGAATGTGTGCTACAAGAATGCTTTtgtaagactttgttttttcttctaccCTATTTGTAAGTGTAGACTGGATataatgtcttattttattttctgaataattcTGTAGAACCTGTTAACTGAATTGAGGCCTTTGTTTCTTCATGATGAATTACCAGACCTTTAGGATTAACAAGAAAATGTCAAGCAGAACTTTGTAGTATTTTGAAATTCCCCAAGCTATCATGTGATTGTACTTTCacaacagtttttaaagaatgaaaagtGAAAGACGGGCTGCAGAAAATGCAGAGCACATACATGACAGTCAGTAGCCCCTCTATCAGATGGGAAAGAAATGTGCAATCAGTTTCAGAGCTATGTGACCAGTTCCTGCTCAAAGCATCAGAATGTGGTCTTTTCCATTTGCCAACTTTGCTTTTTgatattctaaagtaaaatgtttaacacgAAGGAAGGAAAAACCTTCTTTTATTCATTAGAAGAATGTATTAGCTTCAAAGATAAGTTcttaaataatttgccaattTAATACTCGAAAAAATAGATGACATACTTACGCATcaaataaccaatcagaaaaataaagctgaatgACTGCATGTCCACGCATGTAagcatttaatgtgtttaaagaatcttttgtttaaaattgtgcCAATATTCATTACATGCTCATCTAACGGGCTGTGGTCGACAGGAAGGCTGAGACGAACATCGCCATCTTCTGGACAGCCatgttttaaaatctcaaaaaataaaaagaatgttaaataaaaaaaaatattttttgtaaatcacTGATTAAAAAAGGCATTGCCATAAAAGTAATTAATCTATTATGTCATGACAGGCCTTAT
The DNA window shown above is from Xiphophorus couchianus chromosome 16, X_couchianus-1.0, whole genome shotgun sequence and carries:
- the atp6v0ca gene encoding ATPase H+ transporting V0 subunit ca; translated protein: MSSEESPEYSPFFAVMGASAAMVFSALGAAYGTAKSGTGIAAMSVMRPELIMKSIIPVVMAGIIAIYGLVVAVLIANNISERVSLYKSFLHLGAGLSVGLSGLAAGFAIGIVGDAGVRGTAQQPRLFVGMILILIFAEVLGLYGLIVALILSTK